A region of Hydrogenimonas cancrithermarum DNA encodes the following proteins:
- a CDS encoding nitrite reductase: MKLGKMLSMAAAVSMVAGSLYAGTSKMDFAKVYEKECQGCHGPIHQGGVGSDLRPKALKKKNAQMLAETILNGRPGTAMPEWKHLFSKDDAAGMVDWLMNWKNTVELRLSLDEVKKTWKKLADRKQLLKKYPHATDVKSVMNIVFATERDASLVDFIDGTNGKVLSRHKAGFAVHVTVTNKRMPRYAYSISRSGRLTMFDLAAPGQPALASVQVGQESRGLAVSPDGKYVMAGNYNPGGAVLCDALTLEPLKVYQTAGVIDPDGNIVASRVASIADTPYGPYFAFALKDGGHVYIVDYSKPDFPIVGDVPNIGKILHDAFLNEGKEIGRYYMIASQGSDVIGIVDFKTKKLAAKVYTGPGTKPHPGQGSSWYNKDYGQLNATVSMNVGNVVIWDMNWDVVANVPTAGGGLFVGTSKDTPYLWADCVLGSPENYNKVYLINKETLETDRIIEVGKKKGRLIDAHTGKILQTWDATQYQTVKGKEVDSKLSNEKLLTYTAKKGKKVKKPVQPRLLHAEPANHGKWTFISEWTTGRIGIYDAKTGKFIKYIYNLTTPTFTYSVEHRQHIPGA; the protein is encoded by the coding sequence ATGAAGCTTGGGAAAATGCTAAGTATGGCTGCAGCTGTCTCAATGGTTGCCGGATCGCTCTATGCCGGTACATCGAAGATGGATTTCGCAAAAGTGTACGAAAAAGAGTGCCAGGGATGTCATGGACCGATTCACCAAGGTGGCGTCGGCTCCGACCTTCGGCCAAAAGCGCTTAAAAAGAAGAATGCGCAGATGCTCGCCGAAACCATTTTGAACGGACGACCGGGTACGGCGATGCCTGAATGGAAGCATCTGTTCAGCAAAGACGATGCCGCTGGCATGGTCGATTGGTTGATGAACTGGAAGAATACGGTGGAACTTCGCCTCAGTCTCGATGAGGTGAAAAAAACCTGGAAGAAGCTTGCGGATCGAAAACAGCTTCTGAAAAAATATCCGCATGCGACGGATGTCAAGAGTGTCATGAATATTGTCTTCGCGACCGAGCGTGACGCATCGCTCGTCGATTTCATCGACGGTACGAACGGAAAAGTCCTCTCACGCCACAAAGCCGGCTTCGCGGTTCATGTTACGGTGACCAACAAGCGGATGCCGCGTTATGCATACTCCATCAGCCGCTCAGGCCGATTGACGATGTTCGATCTGGCAGCGCCGGGCCAGCCCGCCCTTGCAAGTGTCCAGGTAGGACAGGAGTCACGCGGTCTGGCAGTCTCTCCAGACGGTAAATATGTGATGGCGGGCAACTACAACCCCGGTGGAGCAGTCCTCTGTGACGCATTGACGCTCGAGCCGCTCAAAGTTTATCAGACGGCTGGCGTCATCGATCCGGACGGTAACATCGTCGCGAGTCGTGTCGCATCGATCGCCGATACACCGTATGGCCCTTATTTCGCATTCGCATTGAAAGATGGCGGCCATGTTTACATCGTCGATTACAGCAAACCCGACTTTCCGATTGTCGGTGATGTTCCGAACATCGGTAAAATTCTTCACGATGCATTCCTGAACGAAGGAAAAGAGATCGGCCGATACTACATGATTGCATCTCAGGGAAGCGATGTCATCGGTATCGTCGATTTCAAAACCAAAAAACTGGCAGCGAAGGTCTATACCGGTCCGGGAACGAAACCGCACCCGGGACAGGGAAGTTCGTGGTATAACAAAGACTACGGCCAACTCAATGCAACTGTCAGTATGAATGTTGGTAATGTCGTTATCTGGGATATGAACTGGGATGTCGTCGCCAACGTTCCGACAGCGGGCGGTGGACTCTTTGTCGGTACGAGCAAAGACACTCCCTATCTGTGGGCAGACTGTGTGCTCGGATCACCCGAAAACTACAACAAAGTGTATCTGATCAACAAAGAGACACTCGAAACCGACCGAATCATCGAAGTCGGCAAGAAAAAGGGTAGACTGATCGATGCGCATACAGGAAAAATTCTCCAGACCTGGGATGCGACACAGTACCAGACGGTCAAAGGGAAAGAGGTCGATTCCAAGCTTTCAAACGAAAAACTTCTTACCTATACGGCCAAGAAAGGCAAGAAGGTCAAAAAACCCGTACAGCCTCGTCTGCTTCATGCAGAGCCTGCAAACCATGGCAAATGGACATTCATTTCCGAGTGGACAACCGGACGTATCGGTATCTATGATGCCAAAACAGGTAAGTTCATCAAGTATATCTACAACTTGACGACACCTACCTTTACTTACTCTGTCGAACATCGTCAGCATATTCCTGGCGCATAA
- a CDS encoding c-type cytochrome translates to MSKKSASVWTSIPFWRRSAAWVTGTATVLLIWLTFDTMGQIAMGSDADLEKGIKHRIPAASVINYHIDYVMDEKRGHEVPVIGEKEPFFGKEWSNQEAADLLHLGKLASQAKNCMNCHTLLGNGAYYAPDLTKAWLDTKWNDGTMTGITGKETKEEAMAEFLMHPSRYPTHARMMPNLGITKKEAVALVAFLKHMSSIDTNGFPRNFSQSAKRLEGGTHAH, encoded by the coding sequence ATGAGCAAGAAGAGTGCTTCTGTCTGGACGAGTATACCGTTTTGGCGTCGTTCGGCAGCATGGGTAACCGGTACGGCAACCGTACTTTTGATCTGGCTAACGTTCGATACGATGGGGCAGATCGCAATGGGTAGCGATGCCGATCTTGAAAAAGGGATCAAACATAGGATTCCCGCTGCATCGGTCATCAACTATCATATCGATTATGTGATGGATGAAAAGCGTGGGCACGAGGTTCCGGTTATCGGAGAAAAAGAGCCGTTTTTCGGCAAAGAGTGGAGCAATCAGGAAGCGGCGGACCTGCTGCATCTTGGTAAACTCGCTTCACAGGCAAAAAACTGTATGAACTGCCATACGCTTCTGGGCAACGGTGCCTATTACGCACCGGATCTGACCAAAGCGTGGCTTGATACAAAATGGAATGATGGCACAATGACCGGTATTACCGGCAAAGAGACGAAAGAGGAAGCGATGGCGGAATTTTTGATGCATCCTTCCCGATATCCTACGCATGCGCGTATGATGCCAAACCTGGGAATTACGAAAAAAGAAGCGGTTGCGTTGGTTGCATTCTTGAAACATATGAGTTCTATCGATACCAACGGTTTCCCCCGTAACTTCTCCCAGTCTGCGAAACGTTTAGAAGGAGGTACACATGCTCACTAG
- a CDS encoding Crp/Fnr family transcriptional regulator, with the protein MNILSQLKKFYLFRHLDDKQFARLEEISNVVEYKKGSIVFFEGDKAKSLIILIDGILQVYKTDQKGNKVILHHFFPIDMIAEIVNLEHMCYPASAEFETDGKALVINYEAFEQEFLKDSEVSFAFIKSLSKKIKYLENVIATNMVMNSTARVAKFICEHGDEISKLKKSMIAADLNMTPETLSRILKKLSTLGLIEKQKDEIIILDKEGLETFYL; encoded by the coding sequence ATGAATATACTGAGCCAATTAAAAAAATTCTATCTTTTTCGTCATTTGGACGACAAGCAGTTTGCACGTCTCGAAGAGATCTCCAATGTTGTGGAATACAAAAAGGGATCGATCGTTTTTTTCGAAGGAGACAAAGCAAAATCTCTGATCATCCTCATTGATGGTATATTACAGGTATACAAAACAGATCAAAAGGGAAACAAAGTGATCCTTCATCACTTTTTCCCGATCGACATGATTGCAGAAATTGTCAACCTTGAACATATGTGCTACCCCGCATCCGCCGAATTCGAAACCGATGGGAAAGCCCTAGTCATAAACTATGAAGCATTCGAGCAGGAGTTTCTCAAAGATTCCGAGGTTTCATTTGCATTTATCAAATCGCTTTCGAAAAAGATCAAATATCTAGAAAACGTCATTGCAACCAATATGGTGATGAATTCAACGGCCAGAGTAGCGAAATTTATCTGCGAGCATGGTGATGAAATTTCAAAACTCAAAAAAAGCATGATCGCCGCCGATTTGAACATGACACCGGAGACGCTTTCACGAATTTTGAAAAAACTCTCAACACTTGGCCTCATCGAAAAACAGAAAGATGAGATTATTATTCTTGACAAGGAGGGTCTCGAAACTTTCTATTTATAA
- the napA gene encoding nitrate reductase catalytic subunit NapA — protein sequence MSSMSRRDFLKSAAAATAASAVGMSVPTEVEAKASAAESGWRWDKAVCRFCGTGCGIMVATKEGKIVAVKGDPAAPVNRGLNCIKGYFNAKIMYGADRLTTPLLRMDEKGNFSKQGKFRPVSWKRAFDEMERAIRKALKEGGPEAVAVFGSGQYTIQEGYAAAKMMKAGFRSNAIDPNARHCMASAVVGFIQTFGIDEPAGCYDDIEITDTIVTWGANMAEMHPILWARVTDRKLSDPERVKVVNISTYRHRCSDLADMEIIFRPGSDLAMWNYLAREIVYNHPEVIDWDFVKKHTIFATGFVETGYGMRMPDEAKKLGYSDKELETIKEEANHTVTEREAGGLAPLGYKAGDNMKMVHRGHALGHWEISFEEFKKGLEPYTLDYVASVAKGDPDESIEVFKGKLEALRDLYIDKSRKMVSFWTMGMNQHYRGSWVNEQSYMVHFLLGKQAKPGMGAFSLTGQPSACGTAREVGTFTHRLPADLVVKSPKHRKITEKIWKLPEGTINPVGYQHIMNIHRQIEDGKIKFAWVNVCNPYQDSANANHWIKAARKMDCFIVTSDGYPGISAKVSDLVLPSAMIYEKWGAYGNAERRTQHWRQQVVPVGDAMSDTWQWVELSKRFTVKDLWGEATIKGGKKLPNVIEKAKAMGYNEDTTMFEILFANDYYRSFKADDPIGEGFDNSEVFGDNRNVLGSDGKPWKGYGFFIQKALWEEYRKFGLGHGHDLADFDTYHRVRGLRWPVVDGKDTPWRFNVKYDPYARKHAKPGEEFAFYGPALKVLKRGSLKKIDPSMGKVDLHNKAKIFFRPYMDPTEQPDKEYDTWLCTGRVIEHWHSGTMTMRVPELFRAMPEALCYMNPLDAKAKGLKDGDMVWVESRRGKVKAHIETRGRNRPPRGLVFVPWFDERVFINKVCLDHTCPMSKQTDYKKCAVKIYKA from the coding sequence ATGTCATCTATGTCACGACGTGACTTCCTCAAGAGTGCGGCGGCCGCTACGGCTGCAAGCGCTGTTGGGATGTCAGTTCCTACCGAAGTAGAGGCCAAAGCCAGTGCAGCCGAAAGTGGCTGGCGATGGGACAAGGCGGTCTGTCGATTCTGTGGTACCGGATGCGGTATCATGGTCGCAACCAAAGAAGGAAAGATCGTTGCAGTCAAAGGCGACCCGGCAGCACCTGTCAATCGCGGTCTGAACTGTATCAAAGGATACTTCAACGCGAAAATTATGTACGGTGCCGACCGTCTTACGACGCCACTTCTGCGAATGGATGAAAAAGGCAATTTCAGCAAACAGGGAAAATTCCGCCCTGTCAGCTGGAAGCGCGCATTCGATGAAATGGAGCGCGCCATTAGAAAAGCGCTGAAGGAAGGTGGTCCTGAAGCGGTCGCGGTCTTCGGATCGGGACAATATACGATTCAGGAGGGTTATGCCGCCGCAAAAATGATGAAAGCGGGCTTCCGCTCCAACGCCATCGATCCCAACGCGCGCCATTGTATGGCTTCTGCCGTTGTCGGATTTATCCAGACATTCGGTATCGACGAACCGGCCGGCTGCTACGACGACATTGAAATCACCGATACGATCGTAACATGGGGCGCGAACATGGCGGAGATGCACCCGATTCTATGGGCACGCGTTACCGATCGAAAACTCTCTGACCCCGAACGTGTCAAAGTCGTCAACATTTCCACTTATCGACATCGATGTTCCGACCTTGCCGACATGGAGATCATCTTCCGACCGGGCTCCGATCTCGCAATGTGGAACTATCTCGCACGAGAGATCGTCTACAATCATCCGGAAGTGATCGACTGGGATTTTGTCAAGAAACACACGATTTTCGCGACAGGATTCGTCGAAACCGGTTATGGAATGAGAATGCCGGACGAAGCGAAAAAACTGGGATACAGCGACAAAGAGCTCGAAACAATCAAAGAAGAAGCGAATCATACAGTAACCGAAAGAGAAGCCGGCGGACTCGCCCCTCTGGGCTACAAAGCGGGCGACAATATGAAAATGGTCCATCGCGGCCATGCGCTCGGACACTGGGAGATCAGCTTCGAAGAGTTCAAAAAAGGCCTTGAGCCATATACATTGGATTATGTTGCAAGCGTCGCAAAAGGTGATCCGGACGAAAGTATCGAAGTTTTCAAAGGAAAACTTGAGGCACTTCGTGATCTCTACATCGATAAGAGCCGTAAAATGGTCAGCTTCTGGACAATGGGCATGAACCAGCACTATCGTGGATCGTGGGTCAACGAACAGTCCTATATGGTCCACTTCCTTCTGGGCAAACAGGCGAAACCTGGCATGGGCGCATTCTCGCTCACAGGACAGCCTTCTGCATGCGGAACGGCACGTGAAGTCGGTACATTTACCCACCGCCTTCCAGCTGATTTGGTTGTCAAAAGCCCGAAACACCGAAAAATAACCGAAAAAATATGGAAGCTGCCCGAAGGTACGATCAACCCAGTCGGTTATCAGCATATCATGAATATTCACCGTCAGATCGAAGACGGAAAAATCAAATTCGCATGGGTCAACGTATGCAACCCCTATCAGGACTCCGCAAACGCCAACCACTGGATCAAAGCGGCACGAAAGATGGACTGTTTCATCGTTACATCCGACGGTTATCCAGGTATCTCGGCAAAAGTATCCGACCTCGTCCTACCATCTGCCATGATCTACGAAAAATGGGGTGCATACGGAAACGCCGAGCGACGTACGCAACACTGGCGTCAGCAGGTCGTTCCTGTCGGCGACGCGATGAGTGATACATGGCAGTGGGTCGAGCTTTCCAAGCGCTTCACCGTCAAAGATCTATGGGGTGAAGCGACGATCAAAGGCGGCAAAAAACTTCCAAACGTCATCGAAAAAGCGAAAGCGATGGGATACAACGAAGATACAACCATGTTCGAAATCCTTTTCGCAAACGATTATTACAGAAGCTTCAAGGCGGATGACCCGATCGGAGAAGGATTCGATAACAGTGAAGTCTTCGGTGACAACCGAAACGTCCTCGGAAGCGACGGCAAACCGTGGAAAGGTTATGGATTCTTTATCCAGAAAGCGTTGTGGGAAGAGTATCGAAAATTTGGTCTTGGTCATGGTCACGATCTCGCAGACTTCGATACCTATCATCGGGTACGTGGACTCCGATGGCCTGTCGTCGACGGAAAAGATACACCATGGCGCTTCAATGTCAAGTACGATCCGTATGCACGCAAACACGCAAAACCGGGTGAAGAGTTTGCATTCTATGGGCCTGCACTCAAAGTTCTCAAGCGAGGAAGTCTCAAAAAAATCGATCCATCGATGGGGAAAGTCGACCTTCACAACAAAGCGAAGATCTTTTTCAGACCATATATGGATCCGACCGAACAGCCGGATAAAGAGTACGATACATGGCTTTGTACAGGCCGTGTGATTGAGCACTGGCACAGTGGTACGATGACGATGCGTGTACCGGAGCTCTTCCGTGCAATGCCAGAAGCACTCTGCTATATGAACCCACTCGACGCCAAAGCAAAAGGGCTGAAAGACGGCGATATGGTGTGGGTTGAAAGCCGACGCGGAAAAGTCAAAGCACATATCGAGACACGTGGACGTAACAGACCACCGAGAGGACTGGTTTTCGTACCTTGGTTCGACGAACGTGTCTTCATCAACAAAGTTTGTCTCGACCATACATGTCCTATGTCCAAACAGACTGACTACAAAAAATGTGCGGTCAAGATCTATAAAGCATAA
- a CDS encoding c-type cytochrome, with the protein MKKIMVTVVLTALAVMADNGDGEKLFKTYCWGCHHQTAEAFGPSFKTIASKRDKGQIIAMIADPEGTFKSLGYKRNSMPSFGDLKPEEMQALADYIMKFKDAK; encoded by the coding sequence GTGAAAAAGATAATGGTTACCGTTGTTTTGACTGCACTTGCAGTGATGGCTGACAACGGAGATGGAGAAAAACTTTTCAAAACGTACTGCTGGGGATGTCATCACCAGACGGCCGAAGCGTTCGGCCCGTCGTTCAAAACGATTGCCTCGAAACGCGACAAGGGCCAGATCATTGCAATGATCGCCGATCCTGAGGGAACTTTCAAGTCGCTTGGATACAAGCGAAATTCGATGCCATCGTTCGGTGATTTGAAACCGGAAGAGATGCAGGCGTTAGCCGATTATATTATGAAATTCAAGGATGCCAAATGA
- a CDS encoding cbb3-type cytochrome c oxidase subunit I has product MLTSAHLKYESQKLAMNYFRVAIVLFGAQLLMGLIAAIQFLYPGFLFELFDFSVARMVHINALVVWMLFAMIGSVYYMIPDETGEEAVAIGLGKLAFWVLTAAVTVVVLVYIFIQVGSASETTIWFINEGREYLEAPRWADIGIVVVVLIFYWNVFATYMKGRRTGIMTVMVANLFALAGLYLCGMFFTDNISMDQYWWWWVIHLWVEATWEVFVGTLAAYALIKILGAKREIVEMWLWIEVLMLFGSGILGLGHHYFWIGTPEYWWEIGALFSALEPVPLVAMFVHVLYDWGKEQGHCEAKGNAHAINNTPAMAWIAANAFGNFLGAGIWGFFHTLPQVNIYTHGTQFTAAHGHLAFFGAYATILIGMMYLAVQGAYGVKTMKMTFKTKMSLFLIIFGVLGMTVALTIAGYEQVLVERADLGGGWDAFFIAQELPWYVQAQAWRLVMGLVTFAGFVYLAWDLLTIGKVTATEEAAEGMAAQAA; this is encoded by the coding sequence ATGCTCACTAGTGCACATTTGAAGTATGAATCGCAAAAACTTGCGATGAACTATTTTCGCGTAGCGATCGTCCTGTTCGGCGCACAGTTGCTGATGGGTCTCATTGCCGCGATTCAATTTCTATATCCTGGGTTCTTGTTCGAACTTTTTGACTTCAGTGTCGCCCGGATGGTGCATATCAACGCACTTGTCGTCTGGATGCTTTTCGCCATGATCGGATCGGTCTACTACATGATCCCTGACGAAACGGGCGAAGAGGCTGTTGCGATCGGCCTTGGAAAGTTGGCATTCTGGGTTTTGACCGCCGCCGTTACGGTTGTCGTTCTGGTCTACATCTTTATACAGGTCGGGTCTGCAAGCGAAACGACAATCTGGTTCATCAATGAAGGACGCGAATATCTTGAAGCCCCACGCTGGGCAGACATCGGTATTGTCGTCGTCGTTCTTATCTTTTACTGGAACGTTTTCGCGACCTACATGAAAGGGCGCAGAACCGGTATTATGACCGTTATGGTTGCGAACCTTTTTGCCTTGGCGGGCCTCTATCTGTGCGGTATGTTCTTTACCGACAACATCTCCATGGACCAGTACTGGTGGTGGTGGGTCATTCACCTTTGGGTTGAAGCGACATGGGAAGTTTTCGTCGGTACACTTGCCGCATACGCCCTTATCAAGATTCTCGGTGCGAAACGAGAGATTGTCGAAATGTGGTTATGGATTGAAGTTCTGATGCTTTTTGGTTCAGGTATCCTTGGCCTCGGACACCACTACTTCTGGATCGGTACACCTGAGTACTGGTGGGAAATCGGTGCACTCTTCAGTGCCCTGGAACCGGTTCCGCTGGTTGCGATGTTCGTTCATGTCCTTTATGATTGGGGCAAAGAACAGGGGCATTGCGAAGCGAAAGGCAACGCGCATGCTATCAACAATACGCCTGCCATGGCATGGATTGCGGCCAACGCGTTCGGAAACTTCCTTGGTGCAGGTATCTGGGGATTTTTCCACACATTGCCACAGGTCAATATCTATACACACGGTACGCAGTTTACGGCGGCACACGGCCACCTGGCGTTCTTCGGCGCTTATGCGACGATTCTTATCGGAATGATGTATCTCGCTGTGCAGGGTGCATACGGTGTCAAAACTATGAAGATGACATTCAAGACAAAAATGTCGCTTTTCCTCATCATTTTCGGTGTACTCGGTATGACGGTCGCATTGACGATCGCCGGATATGAGCAGGTTCTCGTCGAACGTGCGGATCTTGGTGGCGGATGGGATGCATTCTTCATCGCACAGGAACTGCCTTGGTACGTACAGGCTCAGGCGTGGCGCTTGGTGATGGGCCTCGTCACCTTTGCGGGATTCGTTTATCTCGCATGGGACCTTTTGACTATCGGAAAAGTCACAGCTACTGAGGAAGCAGCTGAAGGCATGGCCGCTCAAGCGGCATAA
- a CDS encoding cytochrome D1 domain-containing protein: MNLLKKSILVAGLFALSALSADLPKDPALILPKSKDKLFVVERENSALAVIENNMFTNEIKDMHNFNHAVVKFRDNDGYVITRDGYVVKFDPIREKKLKEYKTSESAIGFIVGDNYVAVANYDNKTVEILDRDLNHLQTIETGSRNVGIKEYGDYLVFACMDSDELWVMKDEMPTGKTPKFRLYKKIEHAGEVPFDAMIDKNLYVVGFFNSKNVGVLDLDTMNYRKVPLKMGKKERILKVPHFGFWSISGDYFFIPAVGNRKVFVFDHGFNFVKAIEVEGNPVFTALSPNKKWLAVTFSGKKFPVVQIVDAKRLEVVRRLEFPGMILHVRWSPNHPYLYFSVNDKNMVQAYKTTDPDPKKWWLNLEWQIPKPSGIFVFEKKESH; the protein is encoded by the coding sequence ATGAACCTGTTGAAAAAATCTATTCTCGTTGCGGGCCTGTTCGCACTTTCGGCACTTTCGGCGGATCTGCCGAAAGACCCTGCGCTTATCTTACCGAAATCGAAAGACAAACTTTTTGTCGTCGAGCGTGAAAATTCAGCCCTTGCCGTCATCGAGAACAATATGTTTACCAACGAAATCAAGGATATGCACAACTTCAACCATGCCGTCGTGAAGTTTCGCGACAATGACGGGTATGTGATAACCCGTGACGGGTATGTGGTCAAGTTCGATCCGATCCGGGAGAAGAAACTCAAAGAGTACAAAACCAGTGAGAGCGCCATTGGATTTATCGTCGGCGACAACTATGTCGCAGTGGCAAACTACGACAACAAAACCGTTGAAATTCTCGACCGTGATCTGAACCATCTGCAGACGATCGAAACCGGAAGCAGAAACGTCGGCATCAAAGAGTATGGCGACTATCTTGTCTTCGCCTGTATGGACAGTGATGAACTCTGGGTCATGAAGGATGAGATGCCCACCGGTAAAACGCCGAAATTCAGACTCTACAAAAAGATCGAGCACGCCGGTGAAGTCCCGTTCGACGCGATGATCGACAAAAACCTCTATGTCGTCGGCTTCTTCAACTCCAAAAATGTCGGCGTATTGGACCTGGACACGATGAATTACCGGAAAGTGCCGCTGAAAATGGGCAAAAAGGAGCGCATACTCAAGGTGCCGCATTTCGGTTTTTGGAGTATCAGCGGCGACTACTTCTTCATTCCGGCCGTCGGAAACAGAAAAGTCTTTGTCTTCGATCACGGTTTCAATTTCGTCAAAGCGATCGAAGTGGAAGGCAATCCCGTCTTTACGGCACTGAGCCCGAATAAAAAGTGGCTTGCCGTCACTTTCAGCGGAAAGAAATTTCCGGTGGTACAGATCGTCGATGCGAAAAGGCTCGAAGTGGTTCGCCGTCTCGAGTTTCCGGGTATGATTCTGCATGTACGCTGGTCGCCGAATCATCCCTATCTCTACTTTTCGGTCAATGATAAAAATATGGTCCAAGCCTACAAGACAACCGATCCCGATCCGAAAAAGTGGTGGCTGAACCTCGAGTGGCAGATCCCAAAACCTTCCGGCATCTTCGTCTTCGAGAAAAAAGAGAGCCACTGA
- a CDS encoding multiheme c-type cytochrome yields MKNVSILILLAVTLFSAEYLTNKSCNECHPDIYDEYQSSYHSKTYFNDELHRKVAQKVPVYDCGRCHMPAAKNLSDMEAGKTTPNPIHKEQKDAISCFYCHQIAYVKKSHKFNINTLARQAAGYKPTLYGSLDNPDDSDKHGMVKSPIYDKYACMGCHSHKRNAQGVLIFKAMDENQDSKGCIKCHMPYIEGPVEKMNKRSRTEHRSHFFAGIHDAEMRTKSVDITIRPEGNTIHVVIENKMEHPLIVQAARMKYLKLKVIRDGKVIWENFKTDPMEDKQATFVTEFADEHGKRVAIPYFAKKRGFVNNLGAKEKKEFVYKVPSLHKNDRIVAEMYVILAKPSCAAVLDLEDKTLTEPILMKKVETIVK; encoded by the coding sequence ATGAAAAATGTATCTATTTTGATTCTTCTTGCTGTTACACTTTTCTCTGCAGAGTATCTAACGAACAAATCGTGCAACGAGTGTCATCCCGATATTTATGACGAGTATCAGTCATCCTATCACTCGAAAACTTACTTCAATGATGAATTGCATAGAAAAGTGGCGCAGAAAGTACCGGTCTATGATTGTGGCCGCTGCCACATGCCCGCGGCGAAGAATCTTTCGGATATGGAGGCGGGAAAGACAACACCGAATCCTATTCACAAAGAGCAGAAGGATGCTATCTCCTGTTTTTATTGCCATCAGATAGCCTATGTCAAGAAGTCGCACAAATTTAACATCAATACGCTTGCGCGTCAGGCGGCGGGCTACAAACCGACACTCTACGGCTCTCTCGACAATCCTGATGATAGTGACAAGCATGGAATGGTCAAAAGTCCTATCTATGACAAATATGCCTGCATGGGATGTCATTCGCATAAGCGCAACGCGCAAGGGGTACTTATATTCAAAGCGATGGATGAAAACCAGGACAGTAAAGGGTGTATCAAATGTCATATGCCCTATATCGAGGGTCCTGTCGAAAAGATGAACAAACGTTCCAGAACAGAGCATAGAAGCCACTTTTTTGCTGGAATACACGATGCGGAGATGCGAACGAAGAGTGTGGATATCACGATCAGACCAGAAGGCAACACCATTCATGTGGTCATTGAAAACAAGATGGAACATCCGCTCATTGTGCAGGCTGCTCGGATGAAATATCTGAAGCTCAAAGTGATACGTGACGGAAAAGTGATTTGGGAAAATTTCAAAACAGATCCGATGGAGGACAAGCAGGCAACGTTCGTAACGGAGTTCGCCGATGAGCATGGAAAGCGCGTCGCGATTCCATATTTTGCGAAAAAACGTGGATTTGTGAACAATTTGGGTGCAAAAGAGAAAAAAGAGTTCGTTTATAAGGTTCCTTCACTGCACAAAAATGATAGAATTGTGGCCGAAATGTATGTCATACTGGCAAAACCGAGTTGTGCAGCCGTTTTGGACCTCGAGGACAAAACGCTGACAGAGCCGATATTGATGAAAAAAGTCGAAACGATTGTAAAATGA